From the Acidimicrobiales bacterium genome, the window GCTCGGGAAATGACCGATGCGACTCGACCGATGATCGACCTCATCTCTCGGGTGCGCCGATTCGCAGACCTGGCGGTCGAAGTGGGAGGAGTCGTTCCGACCGGCGTCGAGGGTCTCGTCGTCACCCAGAGCAGGGCTCCGACCCGACTCGACGGGACCGTCTACGACCCGGTCGTCTGCCTGATCCTCCAAGGGGCCAAAGAACTCGTCCTCACCGAACGTCGGGTCAGCTGCCGACAAGGCCAGTCGGTCATCGTCAGCCACGACACCCCGGTCGCATCGCGGATCACCGACGCGTCGCACGACGCCCCCTACCTGGCACTGATCCTGCGCATCGATCCCACTGTCCTCCGCAGCCTGATCGACGACCTCGGCGACCCCGACACCGACGAACCGAGTTCGGCCTCGATCCAGGTCGGCGAATCCGACGCCGACCTCATCGATGCGATGTCCCGACTCTTCGCCCTTCGGGGTCGCGCCCGCGATTCGGCAACGCTCGCCCCGCTCATCAGCCGCGAGATCCACTACCGGTTGTTGGAAGCCGAACACGGAGCGTCCCTTCGTCGACTCGTGCGCCGCAACGGTCAGTCCGCCCGGATCTCGACCGCCATCGCCACGATCCGCAACGATCTGGCCCAGCCGCTGTCGGTCACCGAATTGGCTCGGCAGGCGAACATGAGTGCATCGACGTTTCATCACCACTTCAAGGCGATCACCGAGACGACACCACTCCAGTACCAGAAACAGCTCCGGTTGCTCGAAGCCCGGCGGCTCTTGTCCGAGGGGGAGCAGTCCGTCGCCGATGCTGCCCATGCGGTC encodes:
- a CDS encoding AraC family transcriptional regulator, translating into MTDATRPMIDLISRVRRFADLAVEVGGVVPTGVEGLVVTQSRAPTRLDGTVYDPVVCLILQGAKELVLTERRVSCRQGQSVIVSHDTPVASRITDASHDAPYLALILRIDPTVLRSLIDDLGDPDTDEPSSASIQVGESDADLIDAMSRLFALRGRARDSATLAPLISREIHYRLLEAEHGASLRRLVRRNGQSARISTAIATIRNDLAQPLSVTELARQANMSASTFHHHFKAITETTPLQYQKQLRLLEARRLLSEGEQSVADAAHAVGYRSATQFSREYARTFGAPPRDTARLISSQA